In Oryza brachyantha chromosome 1, ObraRS2, whole genome shotgun sequence, the following are encoded in one genomic region:
- the LOC121053245 gene encoding uncharacterized protein LOC121053245, with protein MPWHSNTTRALQMDSEPEPIGCAGVGCPSAVGTWPLHHVRRSDGALCRLCSSCLLLEYRPLYCCCCFLLLGPEPPAHFDDGDPILAPPVPVATCHNCNEAVAHRYCLQSDDDTFVCPACVAATEGRPFSFSPAAAADAPLDMRAARIILLAARISLAVLKKAAATARATAERLYAEAKVEKERAYRALAIAFSVDTELPSTNRHVEPPPPPMLEPPEDVASESSAANMGMVMDPPENLTPPASDLANINMAPSENLPSEGSLVNMAMGLDLNAPPPPPPSPDAHTTNNIGMGSITAMAMAAAEAARLSNPPPRTLKLFRDDKNSADDDDGDM; from the exons ATGCCGTGGCATTC CAACACCACCCGGGCGCTACAAATGGACTCGGAGCCGGAGCCCATCGGCTGCGCCGGCGTGGGCTGCCCCTCCGCCGTCGGCACCTGGCCGCTCCACCACGTCCGccgcagcgacggcgcgctctGCCGCCTCTGCTCCTCGTGCCTCCTGCTGGAGTACCGCCCCctctactgctgctgctgcttcctcctcctcggccccgAGCCGCCCGCGCActtcgacgacggcgaccccATCCTCGCGCCACCGGTCCCCGTGGCCACGTGCCACAACTGCAACGAGGCCGTCGCCCACCGCTACTGCCTGCAGTCAGACGACGACACCTTCGTCTGCCCCGCCTGCGTCGCCGCCACGGAGGGGCGGCCCTTCTCGttctcgccggccgccgccgccgacgccccgCTCGACATGCGCGCGGCGCGGATCATTCTCTTGGCCGCGCGGATTTCGCTCGCCGTCCTGAAGAAGGCGGCCGCCACGGCGCGCGCGACCGCGGAACGCCTGTACGCGGAGGCCAAGGTCGAGAAGGAACGAGCGTACCGCGCCCTGGCCATCGCCTTCAGCGTCGACACGGAGCTACCGTCCACCAACCGTCAcgtcgagccgccgccgccgccgatgctgGAGCCACCCGAGGACGTGGCGTCGGAGAGCAGCGCGGCGAACATGGGCATGGTCATGGACCCGCCCGAGAACctgacgccgccggcgagcgacTTGGCGAACATAAACATGGCGCCGTCCGAGAACCTGCCGTCGGAAGGCAGCCTGGTGAACATGGCCATGGGCCTGGACCTCaacgctccgccgccgccgccgccgtcccctgATGCACACACCACCAACAACATTGGCATGGGCAGCATCACAGCGATGGCAATGGCTGCCGCGGAGGCCGCCAGGCTCAGcaacccgccgccgcggacgcTGAAGTTGTTTCGCGACGACAAGAACTCagctgacgacgacgacggcgacatgTAA
- the LOC102718964 gene encoding CBL-interacting protein kinase 1 — protein MVRGEAAAEAEYTRASLLGRYEIGRTLGEGNFGKVKYARHLATGGHFAVKILDRSKILSLRFDDQIRREIGTLKLLKHPNVVRLHEVAASKTKIYMVLEFVNGGELFDKIALKGKLSEHEGRRLFQQLIDGVSYCHDKGVYHRDLKPENVLVDRRGNIKISDFGLSALPQHLGNDGLLHTTCGSPNYIAPEVLQNRGYDGSLSDIWSCGVILYVMLVGYLPFDDRNLVVLYQKIFKGDAQIPKWLSPSARDLLRRIIEPNPMKRINISGIKEHEWFQKDYTSVVPYDDDDDIHHDPVLPIKEQTDEVKQEKRTHINAFQLIGMASALDLSGFFEEEDVSQRRIRFTSTHSPKDLFDKIENVVTEMGFQVQRGHSKLKVMKNGRGSRNHRNPSSFLVCTEVVELGPSLYVVELKKSHGDPILYRQLCEKLSDELGVCRTEQIQRQESIDDDLESFNSGASLPLL, from the exons ATGGTGAGAGGCGAGGCGGCTGCGGAGGCGGAGTACACGCGGGCTTCGCTGCTGGGGAGGTATGAGATCGGGCGGACGCTCGGGGAGGGCAACTTCGGCAAGGTCAAGTACGCGCGCCACCTCGCCACCGGCGGCCACTTCGCCGTCAAGATCCTCGACCGCAGCAAGATCCTCTCCCTCCGCTTCGACGACCAG ATAAGGAGGGAGATTGGGACGCTCAAGCTGCTCAAGCACCCCAACGTCGTCCGCCTGCATGAG gtggCCGCTAGCAAAACGAAGATTTACATGGTGCTTGAGTTTGTCAATGGAGGCGAGCTGTTTGACAAGATT GCCTTAAAAGGAAAACTCTCTGAACATGAAGGAAGGAGACTTTTCCAGCAGTTAATAGATGGTGTGAGCTATTGCCATGACAAAGGTGTCTACCACAGAGACCTTAAG CCGGAAAATGTTCTTGTTGATCGAAGAGGCAACATCAAGATCTCCGATTTTGGTCTGAGTGCTTTACCTCAACATCTCGGG AATGATGGATTGCTGCACACAACATGTGGCAGCCCCAATTACATTGCTCCTGAG GTTTTGCAGAACCGAGGTTATGATGGCTCCTTGTCAGATATCTGGTCTTGTGGAGTAATTCTCTATGTAATGCTTGTTGGATACCTTCCTTTTGATGACCGAAATCTCGTTGTCCTCTACCAGAAG attttcAAGGGAGATGCCCAGATCCCAAAGTGGCTGTCCCCTAGTGCACGGGACCTTCTTCGAAGGATTATTGAACCAAACCCAATGAAGAGGATCAACATATCCGGGATCAAAGAGCATGAGTGGTTTCAGAAGGACTACACTTCTGTTGTTCCAtatgatgacgatgatgacATTCATCATGACCCAGTTCTCCCCATCAAAGAG CAAACTGATGAAGTAAAACAGGAAAAGCGTACTCATATCAATGCTTTTCAGTTGATTGGAATGGCATCTGCCCTTGATCTTTCAGGCTTCTTTGAGGAAGAG GATGTATCTCAGCGAAGGATAAGGTTCACATCAACGCATTCACCGAAAGATTTGTTCGATAAGATTGAGAATGTTGTGACGGAGATGGGATTCCAAGTTCAGAGGGGTCATAGCAAG ctAAAAGTCATGAAAAATGGCAGAGGTTCAAGAAATCACAGGAATCCATCATCATTCTTGGTCTGTACTGAG GTCGTCGAGCTCGGGCCATCCTTGTATGTTGTAGAATTGAAGAAATCCCATGGGGATCCTATATTGTATAGACAG CTGTGTGAGAAGCTATCAGATGAGCTGGGGGTGTGCAGGACGGAGCAGATTCAAAGACAGGAGTCGATAGATGATGATCTTGAGAGCTTCAACAGTGGAGCTTCTTTGCCTCTTCTCTAA